In Terriglobia bacterium, the DNA window GGCGAGGATCAGGTGTGGACAAACAGTCGCGGCCAGAATCTGGTGAGCCGGCTCGATCCGAACACCAATGAGACTGTCGCAACCGTCCCGGTGAAAACGCCGTGTTCGGGCCTGGTCGTCGCTGCCGGGACCCTCTGGGCGCCGAGTTGCACAGAGAATTCCATCTACCGAATCGATACGAAAACCAACATGGTTGTGGCGAAAATCCCTGTCGGTCCCGCCAACAGCGAAGGCGGAATTGCCTACGGGGCTGGCTCGATCTGGATGCCGACCGACCCGAAAGGACTGGTCGCCCGTATTGATCCGGCGACCAACGGCGCATCCGCTTTCATCAAAGTTGCGCCGGGCTCATTCACCGCGGTGTTCGGTTATGGATTGGTCTGGGTCTCCAGCACCGAGAAGAGTCTGGTGTCGGTGATCCACCCCGCCACCAATAAGGTCATCGCTGAAATTCCGGTCGATACGGCGCCGCGCTTCATGGCGGCCGGTGAAGGATTTGTCTGGACGCTGAACCAGGGCAAGGGGACGGTCAGCAAGATCGATCCGTTGACCAAAAAAGTAGTCGCTACGATTCAGGTTGGCGTCCCCGGAGGCGGTGGCGACATTGCCGCGGGTGAGGGCGCCGTCTGGGTATCGGCGCGAGATATCCCGGTATCCCGAATCGATCCGGTTGCTGAGAAAGTCACGCATCAGTTTGTTGGCCCGGGAGGCGACGCCCTTCGCGTGCTGCACGGTTCCGTCTTTCTATCGAATGGTGGACGGGCAGCTAACGTCTGGCGGTTCCAGGCCAGCAAGATCACATCCTCCGTTCCGGCTTCGTGGACAACGAATGCACAGAAAGTCGACATCGACTCGGATGGAAAGCCGGACATGCTGGTCGAGGATCTTGCGGTGTGGTTTCCAGGTCAGCCCACGAAATTCCGAATGAAGCCGGTGACCGCGATTGCCGGGAATAAGTTCGTCCTCAAGACGACACTGAATGGAAAGAAGGCGGAAGCTCCGTTCGTGAAGACAGGCGATGAGTACGAAGCCACTTTCACCGGAGACGCTCCGCGCTGGATTCATTACTCCGTGTGTACCGTAGCCGGGAAATGCTCCGAAGATCTTGTCGTGGCGTCGCCAACGACGTCTCTCGATATTGCGATGGGAAAGACTCCGTTTGTTCCGGCAACGTTCGCGGTTCCCGGCCCGCCTAAAGTCGGTACTTACGTCTGGAATATTCTCCAACCCGAAATCCTGGCGCCGGACTATCAATTCCTGGTCGATCAGGCGGGCCGGACTTCGCCGATTTCCAGCACGATTGCCGAAGACCATGGAGAGGTC includes these proteins:
- a CDS encoding YncE family protein; translation: MKLIAYALSLLTLLAPAYSQQAPRPPKPGIPGVQHPMSMIVPDAEYAITGGPDWLAMGEDQVWTNSRGQNLVSRLDPNTNETVATVPVKTPCSGLVVAAGTLWAPSCTENSIYRIDTKTNMVVAKIPVGPANSEGGIAYGAGSIWMPTDPKGLVARIDPATNGASAFIKVAPGSFTAVFGYGLVWVSSTEKSLVSVIHPATNKVIAEIPVDTAPRFMAAGEGFVWTLNQGKGTVSKIDPLTKKVVATIQVGVPGGGGDIAAGEGAVWVSARDIPVSRIDPVAEKVTHQFVGPGGDALRVLHGSVFLSNGGRAANVWRFQASKITSSVPASWTTNAQKVDIDSDGKPDMLVEDLAVWFPGQPTKFRMKPVTAIAGNKFVLKTTLNGKKAEAPFVKTGDEYEATFTGDAPRWIHYSVCTVAGKCSEDLVVASPTTSLDIAMGKTPFVPATFAVPGPPKVGTYVWNILQPEILAPDYQFLVDQAGRTSPISSTIAEDHGEVKRHEWEFQHHTAFAYGVLSPDKQSELACVYINPSPKQGYEATVRISFSKQGIEAGLEPVLEKAVRDWVKAKWPFKAVAFPGRDMPMTEWNALPAAGVTGGSR